Genomic DNA from Corynebacterium kroppenstedtii:
ATCGCCTGAACTGGTGAACGCAACAACCGCACGAGCATTCAGGCGCTCGGCAATATCGCGCGCCGCGTACGACACAACGCCACGCTTGGTGCGCGGAACGTGGCTGAGCGGCGGCACCGTGCCGTCCTGCTCGGCAGCCTTCACGATGCGGGCCATGGTCTTGACGGTTTCTACCGGGTACTTACCGACGGAAATCTCGCCCGACAGCATGACCGCGTCCGTGCCGTCCAAGACAGCGTTAGCAACGTCGGACGCTTCAGCACGCGTAGGACGTGAATTCGTGATCATGGAATCCAGCATCTGCGTTGCCACAATGACTGGCTTAGCATTTTCACGAGCAATCTGGATGGCGCGCTTCTGAACCATCGGCACGTCTTCAAGCGGAACCTCGACACCCATATCACCACGGGCAATCATGATGGCGTCGAATGCCATAATAATGGGCTCCAAAGCGTCAATGGCTTCAGGCTTCTCCAACTTCGCGATGACTGGAAGTCGACGGCCTTCCTCGTCCATGATCTTGTGAACGAGCTCAACATCTGCCGGCGAACGGACGAACGACAGAGCGATAACGTCGACACCCAAGCGGAGTGCGAAACGGAGGTCCTCAATATCTTTTTCAGATAATGCTGGGACGGAAATATCCATGCCAGGAAGGGACACACCCTTGTGGTCTGACACAGGGCCGCCCTCGGTGACCTCACAGATCACGTCGTTGCCCTCGACTGCCTTGCAGACCAGACCAACTTTGCCATCATCAACAAGGAGGCGATCACCGGGCTTAGCATCCTTGGCGAGATTCTTGTAGGTCGTGGATACACGATCGTGCGTACCCTCGATCTCGTCAACGGTAATGCGCACCGTTTCGCCGGTTTCCCACATTTCTTCGTGGTTCTTGAACCAGCCCAAGCGGATTTTCGGCCCCTGGAGGTCAGCCAAAATCCCAACGGCGTGGCCGGTTTCGTCGGAAGCCTGCCGAACCCATTTGTAGTTCTGTTCATGGTCAGCGTGAACGCCATGTGAGCAGTTCAGTCGTGCTACGTCCATTCCCGCGTCAACCAGAGCACGGATCTTCTCCGCACTGGCTACCGCCGGACCCAATGTACAAACAATTTTCGTTCTTCTATCCACGAGCACCAGGTTAGCCCGCTCCACCCGGATTAGCTACTACAAAACGGTCGAAATAAGCTTTGTAATGCCACGGCGAAAAACGAAAAAAGTTGGTGACCAGGGAAAATAATTCTTCGACACGGTCACCAAAATCACTCTTTTCCCAGATTTATGCCCGATTATGCCCGAAGTTCTTCGGGTATCTCACGATGATGCGATCGCGTCCACACCAGAAAAATCACTGCGCCTACGAAGCACACGGCCGACGTGAAGGTATTAATCCGGAGCCCAAACACATGCGTGGCAGTATCAGCCCGCAAGAGCTCAATCCAAAAGCGACCCGCTGTGTACCCGGCAACATACAAGGCAAAAACTCGGCCACCCCCCAACCTGAACTTGCGGTCAATCCATACGATCAGAGCAGCGATGGCAAAGTTCCACAGCATCTCGTAGAGAAACGTCGGCTGAACAACCGCGATAACGTGGCCGTTCGAATGCCCCAGAACTGGATCCAAGACACCATGGTCGTCGATGCGCTCGAAAATCTTCAGCCCCCAGGGGAGATCGGTGGGCCGACCATATAATTCCTGGTTGAACCAGTTTCCTAAGCGCCCAATTCCCTGTGCGACCAAAATCGGTGGAGCCACGGAATCCGCAAACGGAGCAAGCGCTAAGCCCTTCCACCGGAGCACCGCCCAGGCGGCCAATCCACCGCCAATGACGGCTCCCCATATTCCTAAGCCGCCGTTGGTGATCTTCCACCAATCTCCTGGTGTTCCATTGGGGCCCCAATATGTCCGCCAATCCGTTGCTAAGTGGTAGAACCGCCCGCCGATGATACCTGCAGGGACGGCGGCGAGTGCAACGTCGAGAACCACCTCGCGGTTACCACCACGTTCAGCATAGCGACGCTGCGACCACAGAACCGCGACAAGGATTCCCACCAGTATCGATAGGGCATACCCGCGGATCGGAAAACCACCGACCATCCACACACCTCGGGAGGGCGACGGAATAGCAGCTAATAGCGTCACATCCGGCGAATGCACATCTACTCCCCCGACACTCGGAGCTCGTCCGTACTGCTGGACAATAGCGGTCTGGACGTTAGTCACCCCTTACCCCTTCGCTGAGTTCCTTCGCCAATGCCTGGAGTGAGTGGAGCCCATCTTTCGCAGCGCGGATAAGTGCCGAACCAACAATGACCCCATCGGCATACTGCGCGATCTCTGCGGCTTGTTGCCCATTGCTGACACCCAACCCGACGGCAACGGGAAGACTAGTGTGCTCCCGCACACGATTCACGAGGTCACGCGCACCGCTGCTTACGGACTCTTGGGCACCCGTAACTCCCATATGCGAGGCTGCGTACACAAAGCCATCACCAGCTCCCACCGTGAGCGCCATCCGCTCTGGGCTTGTCGATGGGGCCACAAGATAGATAGGCGCCAACCCATACTTGTGACATGCTTCTGCCCAGCGCGCCGATTCCTCGGGTAAAAGATCAGGAATGATCGTCCCCAATCCTCCCGACTCAGCCAGCTCCTTGGCATACTTTTCCGGCCCATACTGCAAGATTGGATTCCAATAACTCATGACAACGCTTCGACCACCTGCATCAGAGATCTTGCGGACAGAGCCTAGTGAATCTTTAACACGAAAACCTGCTTTCAAAGCAGCCATACCGGCTTCCTGGATGACAGGACCGTCCATCATGGGGTCAGAGAACGGTATCCCGACCTCGATGACGTCGGCATAGTCCGCCAGGCACGCCATCAACTCGTCAGAGTCGTGCTTCGTCGGGTACCCGGATGGCAGATAACCAATGAACGCAGCTCGCTGCTCACGACGGGCCTGTGCGAAAACGTCGCGAAGGGCCCCTGCGGGGGAATCAGAAGACAATGCCACCATTAGTTCAGCTCCTCCTTGGGTTTCAGGTCAAACCACTTCGCGGCGGTATCTACATCTTTGTCGCCGCGGCCCGATACGTTAACGATCAGAAGTGGGCCGTCATCTGAATCATGATTCCACCGATCGGCATACGCCTGTGCTGCCGCAAGAGCGTGGGCAGACTCAATAGCAGGAATAATCCCTTCAGTCTTACACAAGAGCATGAACGCATCCATAGCTTGTGCATCCGTTATAGGAAGGTACTCGGCGCGCCCGACATGATGAAGATACGAGTGCTCCGGCCCTACTCCCGGGTAATCCAAACCGGCCGAAATGGAGTGCGACTCGATGATTTGCCCATCGTCATCTTCCATCAGTGCGGCATATGAACCTTGGAAGACACCTTCATTGCCCGCGGTAATCGTCGCAGCGTGGCGGCCAGTGCCGACGCCGTCACCCCCCGCTTCAGCACCGATGAGCTGAACAGAAGAGTCGCCAATAAAGCGGTGAAAAAGACCGATCGCATTCGAGCCACCGCCAACACAAGCGACGACTGCGTCGGGAAGACGGCCTTCCGCCTGCAGGATTTGCTGGCGTGCTTCGTACCCGATGATTCGCTGGAGGTCCCGAACCATTTGTGGGAACGGATGGGGGCCAGCTGCAGTACCAAAGCAGTAATACGTGTCATCTGCATGCGATACCCAAAAACGCATTGCTTCGTTGATGGCATCTTTAAGAGTCTGGGAACCGATGGTGACAGCTGTGACCTCGGCCCCCAGTAAACGCATACGCGCAATATTTAGGGCTTGACGCCGTGCATCCACGGCCCCCATGTAGATGTGGCACTCTAAACCGAGCAATGCACATGCCGTAGCAGTTGCAACACCATGCTGGCCTGCACCCGTCTCAGCGATGACACGCTTCTTCCCCATGCGTTGAGCCAACAACACTTGGCCGAGAACGTTATTAATCTTGTGAGACCCGGTGTGGTTTAGGTCCTCCCGCTTTAAATACACCCGAGCATGGATAGCGTCGGAAAAGCGCGAAGCATAATACAGTGGCGATGGCCGACCCGAATAATGGAAATGTAGGTCATTCAACTGCTCGATATACTCAGGGTCAGTTTTCGCCTTATTCCACGCGTCGGTGACTTCGGTAATAACCCCCATGAGGGCTTCCGGAATATACCGGCCACCATACTCGCCCCAATGACCACGATCATCGGGCTCAGTCGATGTCGTCTCAGCGAACACATCGGCGATAGTAGGCAGATCACTATACAGATTGCGATGAACTGATTCTGAGTTATTCACGCACACCAGTGTGCCTTATCACTCGCATAGACACTGCATCCGGGTGCTGGCAGATTACTCAGAGAGATTCTTCGGACATGCCGGATGGATGCCCGCCGCGACCAAACTTTTGCATGCCAACCCGGGATTACCTGCAGTAACTAGCCCCTCGCCTACCAAGACCGCATCTGCACCGGCACCAGCGTAAGCCAGCAAATCATTACGATCTTTCACCCCCGATTCAGCGACCTTAATCACATCCGACGGCAAACCCGGCGCGATAGTGCCGAACACGGAGGTGTCCACATCGAGTGTTTTAAGGTTACGCGCATTCACTCCCACGACTTTTGCACCTGCAGCGATGGCGCGCTCCGCTTCCTCTTCGGTGTGTACTTCAACGATGGCAGTCATCCCTAGGGACTCTGTGCGGTCGAGAAGTGACTCGAGCTGAGGCTGCTGCAGTGCTGCCACGATGAGAAGAATGAGGTCCGCACCATGCACACGAGCTTCATGAATCTGGTAAGGGGTGACGACGAAATCCTTCCGAAGAACAGGGATATCAACGGCTGCTCGTACTGCATCCAGGTCATCCAAGCTGCCTTTGAAGCGTCGTTCTTCAGTGAGACAGGAAATAACTCTGGCACCATTGGCTTCATATTGCCTAGCAAGTTCAGCTGGCTCAGGGATCCGTGCCAAGCTGCCTTTAGATGGGCTTGCCCTTTTCACTTCGGCGATAACTCCCACACCCGGGGCAGACAATGCAGAAATGGCATCGCGAGGAGCGGGAGTGTCATGCGACTGCGCTTTAATGTCCGCAAAACTAACGCGAGCTTCACGGGTTGCAAGATCGTCTAAGACGCCATCGACGATAGTGTCTAAAACCGAACTCATCTTCGACTCCTAGGCCCGTGTTACAGCGGTGTACTTAATCCTAAAGGCACCATTGACTGGCGCATAAATCGGCGCGATGGCACCTGTCTGACATTCCCCGCAGATGTGGACTTTAGTTGTGCTGCCCATGACATTGTGCAGCAGGATAGCGCGTAACACTAACGCAGTTGTACAGCAACTATGTGCTGATCACCGGACACGCCTCTGCCCATAATCTGGCTACTTCTTTTTATGACGCCGAGCTACATCAACCGCATCATCTTGCGTTGGATCAACCCCCGCATCCATTGCATCCCACAGCACGCGCCCCGATTCTCTATCATTCTCAAGATCCGTTGCCAGGGAATCGCGCCGGGCTGAGGTGGTGTCGTATTTACTTCCTTTAACGGTATCCACTCCTGGCCATAGGAACAGGATGATTGCGCCCGCGATGGTGATGACGGACGCTATGAGGGCCAGGATGACCGCAATTGTATGAACATCAACTCCCGTAACGACGGCCCACTCGGTCAAGGTCTGCGGATCATTCTTCTTTTGTGTTGCCTGACCATTAACAAGGAGATTTCGCGCACGTGTCGCATTTGGTGAGCTAAGGAGCACATTGAGGGGGGTCCATAAGGAAGCGGCACCGATTACCGCCGATATTGCTGCTAGTATCCGCCGGCCTGTTCTCTTAAGAACCAGGGTGGCAAGACATGCTGCAATGAGGGCAATAGCGATGGCGTCAGTGCTGGGGGCCCATGTGGATCCGGCCAAGGTGCGGGTCACTTCACCTTGTTTATCATCGCTGGCATGGACGGTCATCCAGGTCATGCGGGATGTTCCACCGATAGCCACTGCCCCAATCGCAACCAGGGTTAGGCCTATCCACCGTCGCTTAGTTTGGAAAGAACTCGTGGTGTCCGGATCCATCGGCATCGTGCTTACATCGTTATCGGTCGGGTCTGACGCGACTTCTTCTGACGCGATCGGTGCCGCTGCATCGTCCCGACGCGAGTCATGTGAACCCATTGTCCATTCTCCCTAACATCACTGCACTCGTTTCCTAGCGTCTTCGTATCCGCCCTGTGTGTCATCGAGTGCCCACCACGTGATAAACAGGCTACTCAGCGCGTAGCGTCATCACTCGTGGATACTCACACTCAAACACGGCCAATCCGGAATTCGGGCGGGCGACAACTCACAGAGAGCCATCAACATCAACGATTGTTTCGGCAGCTGCAGTTGCTCGCAAAACGGCCGCGGCTTTGTTCCGCGTTTCCTCATCTTCGGCAACAGGATCCGAATCAGCGACAATCCCGCCACCGGCTTGCACATACATCGTTCCTTCCTTGAGAACCCCTGTTCTTATAGCAATTGCTTGATCAGTGTTTCCCGAAAAATCAAAATATCCGACGGTGCCGCCATAGATTCCTCGGCGCGTGTCTTCAAGTTGATCAATGATGGTTAATGCACTGGTTTTGGGTGCCCCCGATAAGGTTCCTGCGGGGAATGCCGCCATGAAAGCGTCCACCGCTGTCATGTCCGGAGCCAACTGCCCAGTGACCATGGAGACCAGGTGCATGATGTGGCTGTAGCGCTCAATATGCCGGAAATCGTCGACTTCCACCGTTCCAGGGACACATACCTTCCCCAGGTCATTGCGCCCCAGGTCAACCAGCATGAGGTGTTCGGAATTCTCTTTAGAGTCGGCAGCTAAATCACGCTCTAACTGCAAATCAGCTTTCCTAGTGGCGCCGCGAGGCCGAGAACCAGCGATGGGGTGCGTCGTCACCACATCATTATCGACGGCGATAAGCGACTCCGGCGACGATCCAACAATGGTGAACTCCACCGACGAAAAGTCATCCGACGGGATATTCATTAAGTACATGTAAGGGCTGGGATTCGAATACTTCAGCATTCGATACACATCACGAGCACGCACTTCAGTATCAATCTCAAACCGCTGCGACAGAACGATTTGGAAAGCGTCCCCTGCGCGAATGTGTTCTTTGCACAACTCAATCCGGCGCATGTGCTCTGCAGCAGTGCGTTGGCGACGGACTACCGGCTCGGGAGTAGTAAAACTGTTCACCATCGGTTCACGAGCTGCCTTCAGCCGCTGAGTTAATGAATCCAATCGTCGAACGGCATCATCATATGCCTCGTCGACATTGTCGTCAGAGCCATTAAAATTGAATGCATTAGCGATCAGCCACATCGTCCCTTCGTGGTGATCCAACGCCACCATGTCTGCGACAAGGAACTGCATCATTTCTGGAATCTTGAGATCATCGTCGCACGTATCGGGAATATCTTCGATAAAGCGAATTGCGTCGTGACCACAATATCCCACCATTCCCGACGTCATCGGTGGCATTCCCTCGATGGGGTCAGTGTGCAATTCGTTCAGCACGGACTTGAGGGCGTCGAAGGGATTGCCTCCTGTCTGGACCCCTTCAGGAGTGGTACCCAACCATGCTGCTTCTCCGTCACGAACCGTTAGTGCCGATCTAGCTCCTGTGCCAATAAAGGACCACCGTGACCAGGAACGTCCAGGCTCAGCCGACTCAAATAGAAACGTGCCTGGCTTGTCCTGGGCCAAAGCGTTGTATGCGCTTAGCGGTGTTTCTCCATCGGCTAGGATTTTTCGCGCTACAGGTACAACCCTGTGGTGAGCAGCTAATTCACGGAACTGTTCCCGCGTCGTCGTCGTGCGGCCAGATCCAAGATCCGGAACCCCTACGGGCGTTGACGACCTTACAGAATTATTCAGTTCCGCATTGTCTTCAGACTGCTCAATAGTACTAGTGGGATCACCTTCTGGCTGGTTATCTGACATCTCTTCGCCTTCTAAAAATTCGGCGCCGGGTGCAGATGATGGATCGGTCAGAACAAGATCATTATCGAAACACGTGTGGGTTCCGGTATGGCACGCCGCACCCGTTTGATCAACCTTCAACAGAATGGTGTCCCCATCACAATCCAACCGAATTTCACGAACATCCTGGACGTGACCACTGGTCATCCCTTTAACCCAATATTCGGACCGCGACCGAGACCAGTATGTTCCCCGACGAGTAGCCAGCGTATAAGCCAATGCATGGTCGTCCATCCACGCCTGCATTAGTACCTCTCCAGATTGCGCATCCTGGACAACAGCAGGAACTAACCCCCTATCATTGCGCTTCAAACGAGCAGCAATCGACGGATCCAGCGGGTAATCAGCGGGGCCGGTATGCCGAACCTCATGCCCCGACGATGCCAATGCGCTCTTCACCTCAGAGATGCTCACATCACCGAAGTGGAAAATCGAGGCAGCTAAAACCGCGTTTGCCCCTGAATCAACGGCCGGGGGAAAATGGTTCGCTTCTCCAGCTCCCCCTGACGCAATGATGGGTATGCGCACCACCTGGCGAACAGCGGAAATAAGCTCGCTATCAAAACCTTGCTTAACACCATCGCTGTCCATGGAATTGAGAAGAATTTCCCCTACACCTAATTCTTCACCACGACGGGCCCACTCGATCGCATCTATGCCTGCGCTTCGGGTCCCGCCATGTGTTGTGACTTCAAAACCACTTGGTTGAGGCGTTCCACCGTCAGGAACGCGCCGGGCATCCACGGACAAGACGACACATTGTGATCCAAAGCGCTGAGAAAGCTCGCGCAGCAGCTCTGGCCTCTTAATGGCCGCCGTATTAATGCTGACTTTATCTGCACCTGCACGTAATAGATGGTCAACATCGTCAGCGCTGCGGACCCCACCGCCGACAGTTAAGGGGATAAACACTTCATCGGCAGTGCGTCGAACCACGTCCAGCATCGTTCCTCGTGCTTCTGTCGACGCTGACACGTCAAGAAAAGTCAGTTCATCGGCTCCCTCTTTGTCATAACGAGACGCCAATTCCACAGGATCGCCGGCGTCGCGAAGATTCTCAAAATTAACCCCCTTGACGACACGGCCATGAGACACATCAAGACACGGAATAACTCGGACTGCTACGGACATGAAAACGCCTTTCGGCAATAAGTTAATAATTATTCACGAACGAGATTAAATAATGGCCACGTAAAACAGATACGTACTAGTAAAACTAGATACGTCCACAACGACTAATCGCTTCACGCGACGACATAAGCATCTAGCTTAGTGGTTCGAAAGGCCGTGGAACCGCATGGATCCTCGCTAACAAAGTCGAGTGAATACTCGGAGATCCCGCGACCAGACCAATTGTTCCTGGTGTCCAAGGTTGCCCATCAAGGTTCGTAACAACGCCACCAGCAGCCTTAATTAAGCAGATACCGGCTGCGTTATCCCACAGGTTAGGGCTAAACGTGAGAGTTCCCGCAAAAACGCCGCCGGCAGTAAAAGCTAAGTCTGCGCCGACAGATCCCGTCACACGCATTCGCGGATACGATTCACCGATACTAAAAAGCAAATTCTGGCGATACTGTCGCGGAACGTGACCACGCCGGCCCGACAAAATGGAACCGAAACCAATTTGAATAACTTCTGGGTCATCTGTCGGCAATGGCGGAAAAGGCTCACCATTAACATGTAATGGCCCACCGCGAACAGCGCTATAAAACTGTCCCAACAGCGGAAGAGACGTCAAACCAATAACCGGTTCTCCCTTATGAATAAGTGAGACCAAAATGCCGCACAACGGATTGGCGACAGTGTAATTGGACGTTCCGTCCACCGGGTCGATACACCACATTGTTTCAGGTTGATGACCGCCACCCATACTGTTAACTGAAACATCCTGAGAGGCTGTGGATCCACCTTTTAGGCCAAATTCCTCACCCAGAACTGGGAATCCCGTTTCCTTCACGAGTTGTTCGCGGAACTGCTGTTCTAGTGACAGGTCCACGTCGGTTGCGAAATCCTGGAGATCTTCATTCTTAATGACAGACGGCTGGGCACCAATGTTCACGCAAAAAAGATCTTCAGAATCTTTGACTAAGCGCTCGGCAATAGACAAATACGCCACCAAGTCAGAATGTTCAATCACGGGTCCGTCACCTAGCCTTTCACTGCCGATAACCCAAAAGCCTATTTCATCAGCCTCTCAGGAACGGCTCCATCAGGAATCGTGTGCGACTGCTAATGCTTCTTCCAGAGTAAAGTTTCCTGCATAGAGGGCTTTACCGATGATGGCCGAATCAATCCCCTCGTCCACACAGGCTGCAAGTTGGCGTATATCGTCAAGGGTTGATACTCCGCCCGACGCAACGACAGGGGCATCTGTGGCCATCGCGACGTCGCGAAGAAGGTCAATATTGGGGCCTTCCAATGTGCCATCACGCCCAACATCGGTGACGACGAGACGGGATACGCCCTCGGAATCCAAGCGTTCAAGGACTTCCCACAGATTTCCTCCGTCAGATACCCAGCCCCGTCCGCGCAACCGCCACTCATCGTCGACGAGTTTGGTATCCAAACCAATGGCGACGCGCTCGCCGTACTCTCCGATGATCCGACGGCACCACTCAGGATCTTCCAATGCAGCAGTGCCGATATTCACCCGTCGGCAACCGGTATCTAAAGCTCTGCGCAAGGAGTCATCATCCCTGATCCCTCCGGATAGTTCGATGTTAACGTCCACCCGCTTAATGACATCTTTCAACAGTTCGTAGTTCGTACCGCGGCCGAATGCGGCGTCCAAATCCACAAGGTGGATCCATTCCGCACCAGCGTTCTGCCACGCCATCGCGGCATCAACGGGGCGCCCATAAGTGGTTTCGCTCCCCGCTTCTCCTTGAACAAGGCGAACAGCTTGGCCGTCGGATACATCTACTGCGGGTAATAACGTTAAAGCCATAGATGAATCATAACGGAGATCACATCTACAACTGAT
This window encodes:
- the pyk gene encoding pyruvate kinase, whose amino-acid sequence is MDRRTKIVCTLGPAVASAEKIRALVDAGMDVARLNCSHGVHADHEQNYKWVRQASDETGHAVGILADLQGPKIRLGWFKNHEEMWETGETVRITVDEIEGTHDRVSTTYKNLAKDAKPGDRLLVDDGKVGLVCKAVEGNDVICEVTEGGPVSDHKGVSLPGMDISVPALSEKDIEDLRFALRLGVDVIALSFVRSPADVELVHKIMDEEGRRLPVIAKLEKPEAIDALEPIIMAFDAIMIARGDMGVEVPLEDVPMVQKRAIQIARENAKPVIVATQMLDSMITNSRPTRAEASDVANAVLDGTDAVMLSGEISVGKYPVETVKTMARIVKAAEQDGTVPPLSHVPRTKRGVVSYAARDIAERLNARAVVAFTSSGDTARRVARLHSFLPLLVFTPNPAVRSQLAVTWGAETFLTPEVKTTDEMVAEVDKALLAIDGYERGDTVVIAAGSPPGVEGNTNMIHVHMVGEDLEGHER
- the lgt gene encoding prolipoprotein diacylglyceryl transferase translates to MTNVQTAIVQQYGRAPSVGGVDVHSPDVTLLAAIPSPSRGVWMVGGFPIRGYALSILVGILVAVLWSQRRYAERGGNREVVLDVALAAVPAGIIGGRFYHLATDWRTYWGPNGTPGDWWKITNGGLGIWGAVIGGGLAAWAVLRWKGLALAPFADSVAPPILVAQGIGRLGNWFNQELYGRPTDLPWGLKIFERIDDHGVLDPVLGHSNGHVIAVVQPTFLYEMLWNFAIAALIVWIDRKFRLGGGRVFALYVAGYTAGRFWIELLRADTATHVFGLRINTFTSAVCFVGAVIFLVWTRSHHREIPEELRA
- the trpA gene encoding tryptophan synthase subunit alpha; this translates as MVALSSDSPAGALRDVFAQARREQRAAFIGYLPSGYPTKHDSDELMACLADYADVIEVGIPFSDPMMDGPVIQEAGMAALKAGFRVKDSLGSVRKISDAGGRSVVMSYWNPILQYGPEKYAKELAESGGLGTIIPDLLPEESARWAEACHKYGLAPIYLVAPSTSPERMALTVGAGDGFVYAASHMGVTGAQESVSSGARDLVNRVREHTSLPVAVGLGVSNGQQAAEIAQYADGVIVGSALIRAAKDGLHSLQALAKELSEGVRGD
- the trpB gene encoding tryptophan synthase subunit beta, encoding MYSDLPTIADVFAETTSTEPDDRGHWGEYGGRYIPEALMGVITEVTDAWNKAKTDPEYIEQLNDLHFHYSGRPSPLYYASRFSDAIHARVYLKREDLNHTGSHKINNVLGQVLLAQRMGKKRVIAETGAGQHGVATATACALLGLECHIYMGAVDARRQALNIARMRLLGAEVTAVTIGSQTLKDAINEAMRFWVSHADDTYYCFGTAAGPHPFPQMVRDLQRIIGYEARQQILQAEGRLPDAVVACVGGGSNAIGLFHRFIGDSSVQLIGAEAGGDGVGTGRHAATITAGNEGVFQGSYAALMEDDDGQIIESHSISAGLDYPGVGPEHSYLHHVGRAEYLPITDAQAMDAFMLLCKTEGIIPAIESAHALAAAQAYADRWNHDSDDGPLLIVNVSGRGDKDVDTAAKWFDLKPKEELN
- the trpC gene encoding indole-3-glycerol phosphate synthase TrpC, which encodes MSSVLDTIVDGVLDDLATREARVSFADIKAQSHDTPAPRDAISALSAPGVGVIAEVKRASPSKGSLARIPEPAELARQYEANGARVISCLTEERRFKGSLDDLDAVRAAVDIPVLRKDFVVTPYQIHEARVHGADLILLIVAALQQPQLESLLDRTESLGMTAIVEVHTEEEAERAIAAGAKVVGVNARNLKTLDVDTSVFGTIAPGLPSDVIKVAESGVKDRNDLLAYAGAGADAVLVGEGLVTAGNPGLACKSLVAAGIHPACPKNLSE
- a CDS encoding TIGR02234 family membrane protein, with protein sequence MGSHDSRRDDAAAPIASEEVASDPTDNDVSTMPMDPDTTSSFQTKRRWIGLTLVAIGAVAIGGTSRMTWMTVHASDDKQGEVTRTLAGSTWAPSTDAIAIALIAACLATLVLKRTGRRILAAISAVIGAASLWTPLNVLLSSPNATRARNLLVNGQATQKKNDPQTLTEWAVVTGVDVHTIAVILALIASVITIAGAIILFLWPGVDTVKGSKYDTTSARRDSLATDLENDRESGRVLWDAMDAGVDPTQDDAVDVARRHKKK
- a CDS encoding anthranilate synthase component I; its protein translation is MSDNQPEGDPTSTIEQSEDNAELNNSVRSSTPVGVPDLGSGRTTTTREQFRELAAHHRVVPVARKILADGETPLSAYNALAQDKPGTFLFESAEPGRSWSRWSFIGTGARSALTVRDGEAAWLGTTPEGVQTGGNPFDALKSVLNELHTDPIEGMPPMTSGMVGYCGHDAIRFIEDIPDTCDDDLKIPEMMQFLVADMVALDHHEGTMWLIANAFNFNGSDDNVDEAYDDAVRRLDSLTQRLKAAREPMVNSFTTPEPVVRRQRTAAEHMRRIELCKEHIRAGDAFQIVLSQRFEIDTEVRARDVYRMLKYSNPSPYMYLMNIPSDDFSSVEFTIVGSSPESLIAVDNDVVTTHPIAGSRPRGATRKADLQLERDLAADSKENSEHLMLVDLGRNDLGKVCVPGTVEVDDFRHIERYSHIMHLVSMVTGQLAPDMTAVDAFMAAFPAGTLSGAPKTSALTIIDQLEDTRRGIYGGTVGYFDFSGNTDQAIAIRTGVLKEGTMYVQAGGGIVADSDPVAEDEETRNKAAAVLRATAAAETIVDVDGSL
- a CDS encoding inositol monophosphatase family protein; amino-acid sequence: MIEHSDLVAYLSIAERLVKDSEDLFCVNIGAQPSVIKNEDLQDFATDVDLSLEQQFREQLVKETGFPVLGEEFGLKGGSTASQDVSVNSMGGGHQPETMWCIDPVDGTSNYTVANPLCGILVSLIHKGEPVIGLTSLPLLGQFYSAVRGGPLHVNGEPFPPLPTDDPEVIQIGFGSILSGRRGHVPRQYRQNLLFSIGESYPRMRVTGSVGADLAFTAGGVFAGTLTFSPNLWDNAAGICLIKAAGGVVTNLDGQPWTPGTIGLVAGSPSIHSTLLARIHAVPRPFEPLS
- the priA gene encoding bifunctional 1-(5-phosphoribosyl)-5-((5-phosphoribosylamino)methylideneamino)imidazole-4-carboxamide isomerase/phosphoribosylanthranilate isomerase PriA, giving the protein MALTLLPAVDVSDGQAVRLVQGEAGSETTYGRPVDAAMAWQNAGAEWIHLVDLDAAFGRGTNYELLKDVIKRVDVNIELSGGIRDDDSLRRALDTGCRRVNIGTAALEDPEWCRRIIGEYGERVAIGLDTKLVDDEWRLRGRGWVSDGGNLWEVLERLDSEGVSRLVVTDVGRDGTLEGPNIDLLRDVAMATDAPVVASGGVSTLDDIRQLAACVDEGIDSAIIGKALYAGNFTLEEALAVAHDS